The genome window TTTGTGCAGCGCAAAGCCAAGTTATTAGTGGATAGGGGTACATTGAGGGAAGGTTCGCTACAACATTTCTGGTTAGGCCCTGAGCCCCACTTTTCTCTGGACAAGGGTCTATCAGTGTGTCCGTCAATGTCCACTGAGTTTGTCTGTCCCCTTATGCCCTGCAGGGAAATAGGACTTTGCAATCGGATGTTGGCCACACGGGGGATGAAGTCCCTCAGGGTGGACGACCCGTGATGTGTAGGCGTCCCGGGATCCAGCTGGGCAAAATCAGAGTCTAAGCGAATGTCCTCTCTAGGGGGCAGCATTCTTTGGGGCAGATCCTCCAGAGATGTCAGTGAATCGTTGCGCAGACGACTGTATTTGGTGCGTTTCAGCATGCCTGTAAAAGATGAAACAGAAAGTGTGACAATCAGATATGCTGCACAGGGATTTTCATTTGACTGATTATGACTGTAGTGACAAAAGTTATGAGCTACCTGGTAAGAGTCCTTTCTGTGATTTGACGCAAGGCAAGGCTTTCTCTCTCATAATCAGGGAACTGGACAAGGGAGAGCACTAGGACAAAGTAGAAAAGAGAGCAGGAATTAGACTAAACATTCACAGTTATCATACAAGGGTTTGATTTAATAAAGTAGATTTGACTACAGAAAGCAGAAAGGCTTGAAATACATTCAGTTGATCATTTTTGTTGAATTGCTTATCAGTTGATGTTTGGGAAATGACTTATCATCTGGCGTAATATGTCCTCAAATCATTACGGTCCGTTACAGTAGATTCAACTCACCAGCGTGGGACTGGGGATGTCCTGTGTAGTCTACAGTCCAGTCATGCTGTGTACACCCCCATCAGAACTCTCACACAACCCAGACACTTTCTCAGTCAGTTACCAGGCTCCCAGCTTGGTATCCACATTAACTTTCCTCCcgtctgtcttttctttctgaGGCACAGCAGAACTGAGCAGCTTTTTATGAATgaacttttccctttttttatgaatgagaGACTCTCGCTCAATTCCTCTATCTCTCTATGGCGGTGCATGCAgatgaatgtgtgaatggaGCGGAGGAGCGATTGACAGACGGCCCCTAAggctctctccccctcccttatCCATAAGCTACCATCCAATCACAGGACAGTAGGGTGACTCATGCtgtacacactctctctctctctctctctctctcatacacacactataGTACATGAGTGCTCTATTCCTCTCTTCTAACATCATATGAGTTATTAAAACATCGGGTTTCCCCCTAAAAACGTTTTCACTTAATCTCAGAAAcagcttttcaaaaaaaaaaaaaaaaaacaatagattaAATTTACACAAGAGATTACGTAGTGTACCTATTGCATGTCATATTCAATTGACCTGCGAAGAGGAAGATTGATTTAACTGAAATTTGCATTTCCGTTTGATTCCAATCTGAGCCATACGCCAAACACAAACTAAAGAGTGTTTTACATCCTGTACTTAATCCTGAATAAAAGATTAATATCTAACAACAGCAAAAGGCAGGCAGAGTGTAGAAGTACTCGGGCCTGGAATTACagattaaaataaagaaaggtAAGAGTAAAGAACAATTTCTGACTTCAAACAAATAGCTTAATTGCAAATAACTAGACAACTGTATACCTAAATAAGTCTGAGTGTGTAACAGTGTACAGCAGAGTTTTGTCCCTTCCTAGTGGACGTTTAGTAAAACTGTAATCTAGGCCTGCAACTAACATTTTATATTGATTATCTGAAGGGGTTTCGATTAACTGATGTATCATTTGGTCTATGGAATGTTGCAAAAATagttacaaataaataaaaagccatTTATTCTCAGAGTCCTACATGACATGATTCAAAGACATTGTATTTACTATCATATACAACAGAGAAAAGCGTTGAATTCTCACCTTTCAGACATGGAAACTGATTATTTGGCATTTTGGCTCAGAAAGTGACTGAAATGAATAATCATCTTATCATCACCAATCACTTATCAAACTAGTTGCAGATTCCTATTCTGTTTCAGTTCCGCTGCAATCTCATtgtgtacatgcagatgaaaCAATCAACGGTGGATAGAAGACAAGGCATCAGTCAAAGGATTTacttaaacaacattttaatgatGTTAATCATCAGTCCATATATGTTAAGAGTGATAACAGGATTATGACAAACAGCCTATAACAATGTTGCTAGGGATGTACAGTCTGAAAGAGACGGTCTTAAATATCCATATAAAGACAAGGAACACGCTGAAAAAAGTACTTCATtgaaccgtttttttttttttttgttcacattagttaCAAGACCTTTACCagtactgtatttacatagtGCAAAGAAACACACTTGTTGTCAATTAACATACTTCAAACACTTTGATGGAAGTCGTAGCAACAAAAAGCCTACACACAGCGTACCTTTTATCATACTAGAAATGCTTTCATAATCATATGATAAGTATGGTATTCAGTACATGTCATCTCCCATCTCACGGCTTTACATTGCATACAGCCCGGCATACTGCATTTCAACTCACCGACTCATCATCGACTGGTCACTATGATTCACTATTAAATACCAATATCAAATTGGATTCCAACTGTTAAAACTATCAAATGGCTTTAATAACAGGatgattgcattttttttttttaaatacaattcaACATCTCTTTTGTACACTTGTATTTACAAGGGTTTATTATTAGTATGTGCGTGACTTTGCGACCACTTGTTTGACACCCAGTGATGAGGAACCTTCTCAGCTGTGGTGAATTGACTTCTGGCTGGCGGTTGCAGCTAGGTGCTCCATTTAATTTGTAAACAActacttttgctttttttgtcaacTATGGCAGTGTAGTGTAGAGTAtacacaggggggggggggggggggggggggggtgtaacttTCCAGTACCCTAATTCTTTCATAATGTCATAAACTACACAGACAGGCCCAAAGCTTTACAACTAACTTCTCTCGAACCGCTTATTTAACAAAACACTTGATGGATGGAAAAAAATCTCAATCTTCACTTCTCATTTCTCAGTTTGTACATCTTCCATTCTTCCCCCCACATCTTAGTCCCTCCCACCTGCGATGCGAGCGGAGGAGGCAAGGAAGAgccgagaggagagagaggagttgAGGCAACAGGCATTAAACAAAAGGAGATTATACTACCTCGGAGTCGTTATTATAAAGCAACGTCAATTAAATATGATGTGTGGCACAGCTGCCATGCTTTGTATTTTTCAGCTGTGTGTCACACCTCTTTGTATGTCACAGGTGCTGAAAAGACTTTTGCAGACAAGACACCTGTGCGTCCCCGCTCATAGCCCCTCCGGCAAGCCTCCTCTATCCTCAAGATGCATTTTAGGAATCAAGATCATTTAGGATGGCGTGCTAAGATTGACTTTGGGGTCACAGGTTGGTGGACAGAGGAGAGATGAGGAGGCACAAAATAGAGAAATGAGAAGAGCCCATTGTTGGCGTTAGGTCATTACCAAGCCTTGGaaggccccccccccatcagagAACAAACACCgccagagaaaacaaaacaggagcacttctttttttaatgaagtacAGACAGCATTTGGGGAACTCCAGTCAGAGGAAAACATCCCAAATAGTTTCACACTAGGCAAGACCCATATGACAAACCATGATATACTGTAGTAGAGCCACATAGACAAGGTTATATACACAAAGCTTGTTTTGCTTCTTAGAAGTTAAAGTCGTCTGAATCATCTGAATACAGAATGGGACACTTATtatttgaacattaaaaaacactctCTGAAGGCCGATAGGTGGGAGTGGTTTTGGTAGAAAGACAGAACACCCCTGACACTCATATTCTGCGAGGAAAGCTAAATAACTAAGATGTATTTAAGAAATACATGTCTCCTTCCCTTGTGGAGcaggtgaaaaaacaaaacattatttacAAAGATAAAGCTCAAGAACACAGCAATAATGAATGCAAacaatatgaacacacacacacacacactcacacacaagcacacaaatacTTGCAGAGCTGTACACCTTCTGAGCTCTGTATAAAGTAAGATGGGAGCTGAAAGGTTCCAACTTTCCTCCTCTGTGAGCGAAAgcagttcaacatttttttgCGCTCATCACTCATTTAACGCTCCTAGAAATGTCCTTGACTCTACAAGAGTTCGCTTTTGGAGGAGGAAAGTCAAAAACTTCCCACTGATTCAAGTGTAGCAGGTTATGGCCCCAAGAAGTGAGGGCATCCTTTTAAATTACAAGATGAGTGTTGGGCCCTGTTCAGACCTGGCATcaatcacaagtggacagcttgCTCTCAGTAGGTGTATTCACATACCAGGCATTCGACTGCTTCTCCACATGAGTCTTTAGTGACCCCTTGTGATTAATTAATTGCCTGGCAAAGGTGGCATTGAGGCACCGAGCTTCAGAAAGCCGGGACAAAGAGCTCTTTGATCTATGCAGAGCAAAAACACCAACACATCACAGACAGTTAATGTGATAATCTAACCCTAACAGCTAAGACCCAAGATTTACCGTGATTTCTCAATGGTTCTTTGACATGAGAAATACTCTTACCTCAATACCTCAATGTGTTCTCAATGCATCTTGGATGCATTTACACCTGTACTTAAAGCTTGCCACCTGTGATTGGCAAGACGTATGCTAATGTCAGGTCTGAACAGTGGTTGACTGtgttagttgtttggtctgcgACGCTGTGTGTTGGTAAGTTGGTCAGTTTCTCTGTAATACGTGTGAGTGTTGGTCAGTTGGTGGGATACCTGAGATTATGTCTGGTGTCAGGGGTTAGAGACACAGGAGAAAAGCTGCTGGTTGCTGTGAAGAGGGATGTGAGAGCAACAGAGGAAATGAGTGTATGAAAGAACagagggatgaggaggagaggtgACATCAACCAGTGACCTTCTTTGCATCCTCTTGCTCATTACCGTCTGTCCTCGTCTCTGTGATGTCCGCGGAATCAaggtcctcctcctcttcactctgccctctctcctcttcatcGTCatcgtcttcctcctcctcctcttccgtACTTTCCTGGCTCTTTCCCAGCTGCAGGTTTTCCAGGGTCTTTGACACCCAGGATTCGATACGGCTGCTGAGGGTGGGGACCTCCACAGAAATGGGTTCAGGGGTGTagtcctcctcttcttcctcctcttcttctgccTCTTCCAACATCCCAGGGACCAGGGTGGAAGTGGTGGAGGTGATGGAGGAGTTCAGCGGGCCCCTGCAGCTCCCATCCAATGAGCCTGTCTCTGTGCTCTGCTGAGAGGCCAGCTCCAGCCTGTCGTCAACCCGGACCTCGTCTCTCTCACCGTTACCCTGTGTCAGTGTCGGAGGCACCGCCCTGGGCTGGGGAGCAGTGGAGCCAGGTGGGGCGGCGTTGGTGGTGGCTGCCAGGGTCTCCCCATCTTTCTGGGTGGCTGTGGCAGGTGCAGGGCGACTCGGCTCAACCTCTACAGGCTCCAAGGCATCTGAAGTCTCCACCATACTCCTCCAGTTGGTCTCTGAAGGAATTAATAGATTTGGTATGCTTCATAACTGGgacctttacttaagtaatcaGAATACATCTTCCGACATCGATTACGGATAACCCTACAAAGCTATGACAGAAAATAAGGGAGCTTACCGTATTCCTTTTCATTGACCTCTGAGATGGGCTCAGAGAAGATAGAGCAAAAGGAAATAGCGGAAGCAGCGGAGTGGTTGCGGGAATGCCCCATGTGGTGTGGGACTTTCTTGTCATTTTTCAGAGCCTCCTCGGCCTGCTCCTGCTCCAGAGCTGACACCATGTCCTTGTAGGCCTTCCTAGCCTCTTCGGTCAGAGACACCAAACGGTTGAAGAGACCCTAAAAGGAGGTTTTACCAAGTCAGTAAGAGGCAAAAAATTATGAGATATTCAGAGATTATCCTGTGTTTCTACTGCTTTATACTGACAACTACTGACCAAAtgcatatattttatttgtttgatcATTCACGtgatgatagatagatttaCCTCAGCTCCAGAGTAGTTGAAAATGCCAACCACACTAACAGGCACAAGTTTGTTGACGCAGCGTCCAAGAGCTTTTCTGCCCAAGGCAAACACAAATGGGATCTCCTGATCCCTAGCCATAGCAATTACATTGTATAGAGCTTCATCCAATCCACCTGCAACAGTAAACAGTTAGTGACTCAAATGTATTTcaaatttcagaaaataaatgaacagaaaCAGAAGATATCAGCTAATGACTTGAACAGTACAAGAACCTGCCGTTTTGGGATTATCAAAGTTGTACTACCCTTTGGTGAGTGTTTATCATGACTTTCTTTATTGGAAATATAAACCTGCAATATGTTTTTACCTACTTTGGGGCAGTGGACacataattatatatttttaaatcaactaattaataacaattacattttaagttTATGTGCAAAATCTTTAGCACacagttgcttatttacacatccaacaGTGacggagcaacattatcattcatcTGGAGTGGTATTTCTGGATAACTCGCGAATTCAAGTCCACTCTCTTATAACTCCTAAGAGGAAAAATCCCAAGCGTACAAGCTATTCAGTCTGCCATTTTGTGCTAACAGGTAGTGTACAGACTTAACTGCAACATTATTTACCTTTGGCCTGGATCTTTTCACAGTTGGGAGAGATGATGACACACTTAATCTTATGCAACTTCATGTGCTTGGTGACCTCTCTGAGACCCATGACCAGGCGGCGTTTGGATTTGGCCTTGGTAGGATCCTTCTGGTAGACTCGTTCCTGGAAGCGAACCAGTTCCTGTAACAGCATCGTGACGCCCTCATCTATCTCCTTACTTAACACTTGGTTACAGTACCTGCAGATTAAAACCATGAGAGGGCAGAGAAAAACGTTCAAAGCATTGTTTTCATCTCTGTGGCTACAACAATGACGATTGACATCCATTTTTAACAAGCACAAATAATGCTTGTAGGATGGGCCTTGCGGCCTTTTTAAGAAAGGCAGAGCCATCAGCAAGCAGGCATACTCCCAGTAGCTttgtggtttgataaaatcGGAAGATCGACGTAGTGTGGCCTGAGGAACAAGCGTCCTGGCGTTTagagctgaggaggaggagcttAGCTACAGAAGCCTTTTGGAGGCTTTAAATGCTAAATCTGTTAGAGAAGGGTGGGCTGGGACAATAGGCCTACAGCTGAAGACACAAAGCAGTGTTTGTGACCACTGGCACACATTTTTGCTGAGATGGAACAATGTGCTTGCCGTCTGTGCCATTCTCTACAATTCTTTATTGTACAGTTCCCACCTTAAAACACCCGTTAACTTTTAGAGTACACTTCATTCAAGGCTCTGGTTTTGGAGTGGGAGATGTATTTGCTTTGCTAACCATTTTTTGTCACCACATGGGGcatttttaagacatttcattGCCTCTGTTCAATATTATTTTTCTCACTCCACTTGGGGTGAAAGTGTGTACTTACTCTCTGAAACGTCGGCTGTGGATCTTGGTGATGGCATTTGAGGCCATAGGACTCCCGATGCCAGAGCTAGCAGGAGAACCCTGGGACACCGGGGTGATGCTATATGGAGAATTCTGACTGGCCGGTGAAAGGGACGCATCACTGGGCATACTCAGACCATTGTCTGTGGTACAAACAGCAGACCAGAAATAGTTAGAAAATATATCATGGGTAAAGAATATGGCTACACAACTGAATTGTTTTCACTTCTTACTAATAAATTACCCTCACTTTCTTGGGAGGCAGGCTCTCGTGCAAGATCATCAGTGAAATGTAGAGACTCATCCCCATGCTCCTCCTGCCCTGAAGACTCTTGTTCTACACTCGTCTTCCCTTTCTTCCCTTCACGTTCCTTCAAGATAATCTatcaaaaaaaacagaacaaaaatgtcaaaaaacaagggcattaaaaacatttgcagGTTCAAAGATCCAtttctttttccaatttttaTGTAGACGGAATAACACCTTCCTCTCAAGTCTCCTAAATGATTAACTTCAACTTAAATTATTAACCTTCTTAAGGGCTGTTGGCCGTTTTACTTTAGGGatctccctctccttccctctcttgATACGGGGTGCGGTGGAATCCAGGGAATTGTGTGGGGCCGAGTATGGCTGCTGATGACCCTTCAACATAGATGGCATGCTGGTCAAGCCTGAACCGTGGAATGGAGTAGTTGTTCCAACTgaagaaaaggacaaaaaaacagaatacagaCAGAAAGTCTAAGTACATGCaggttaaaaagaaattaggagtgtgtgttttgtaagtTGGACAATCAAAAGAGTATCGAGTTGAATCAAGACTTTAACAGTCTAAAATTAATATTGTCATTTACTGCAGGACTGTTGTATTGTGAGATGCTTGTTTATCTTCTCATACCACTTGTTAATGTCTGATTGAGTTTATGAGTACCTGTAAAAGACAGTGGCTTGGTATTGGTGAGTTGTCTGGCCTTCATAGCCTGCTGGTGTTTCTCCAAAGCTGCTAGCATGTCTCCCAGGTCCAGCTCGACAGAGGTTTTACTCTTCTTCCCTGCTGCTTTAGTGAATGCCTCCTGCCGAGTGAGGAAAGATAATGTAGAACAAGGTCACACCACCAATGAACCAGTCAAATACAACACAGGATCAGAATGGTAATCATAGCCCAGGCAGTGGTGAAGACCACAACTAATGAAATAAGGCATAGAAATGCATCGAAAAGCCATGACAGTCAGTCCGAACCCATCCGACAAGACTAGCTCACATAATGGAAGTTTATACCTGTAATTTCTTCTGTTCCATGCTGATCTCAGAGTACTCCTGTGCAGTGGCCAAGGCAGCAGCCAGAGCCTTCTTCCTCTGGCTCTTGGCCCTCTTGGGAACAGAGG of Etheostoma spectabile isolate EspeVRDwgs_2016 chromosome 1, UIUC_Espe_1.0, whole genome shotgun sequence contains these proteins:
- the secisbp2l gene encoding selenocysteine insertion sequence-binding protein 2-like isoform X3; the encoded protein is MDASDNKDVKLSAEVEPFIPQKKGLEGSLVSMSLSGEAGGGGGGGGIGGGGGGVETTPIPSYLITCYPFVQENQPNRQHPMYNGGELRWQQPNPSPGGSYLAYPILSTPQPPVSNDYAYYQIMPAPCPPVMGFYQPFPGTYAGPVQAGVVNPVSADVSERPLPLGPAYGMASQRGRGMVRPNVLPKQQLGVCQPPRGRRPPTRSVAVQKEICTLGPDGRTKTVMLVDAAQQTDFPGEVSGRCAAERASPLLWKNRTKRRRASHPAEGYNEQGASEADIDSDSGYCSPKHNQAVGVAQRTAENTAAPTGVEAGVMTAGTWVNVASQATQKSWGDRNSQFHRGDQRKNPEQRNFSQDFHGGYPGRVPPNQLEQRLQPAVVTSTELSPEPLYFEDEDEFPDLSSGGAVQRSTKPESTSAQTHAQPKLPKNLLDNLPENSPINIVQTPIPITTSVPKRAKSQRKKALAAALATAQEYSEISMEQKKLQEAFTKAAGKKSKTSVELDLGDMLAALEKHQQAMKARQLTNTKPLSFTVGTTTPFHGSGLTSMPSMLKGHQQPYSAPHNSLDSTAPRIKRGKEREIPKVKRPTALKKIILKEREGKKGKTSVEQESSGQEEHGDESLHFTDDLAREPASQENNGLSMPSDASLSPASQNSPYSITPVSQGSPASSGIGSPMASNAITKIHSRRFREYCNQVLSKEIDEGVTMLLQELVRFQERVYQKDPTKAKSKRRLVMGLREVTKHMKLHKIKCVIISPNCEKIQAKGGLDEALYNVIAMARDQEIPFVFALGRKALGRCVNKLVPVSVVGIFNYSGAEGLFNRLVSLTEEARKAYKDMVSALEQEQAEEALKNDKKVPHHMGHSRNHSAASAISFCSIFSEPISEVNEKEYETNWRSMVETSDALEPVEVEPSRPAPATATQKDGETLAATTNAAPPGSTAPQPRAVPPTLTQGNGERDEVRVDDRLELASQQSTETGSLDGSCRGPLNSSITSTTSTLVPGMLEEAEEEEEEEEDYTPEPISVEVPTLSSRIESWVSKTLENLQLGKSQESTEEEEEEDDDDEEERGQSEEEEDLDSADITETRTDGNEQEDAKKVTG
- the secisbp2l gene encoding selenocysteine insertion sequence-binding protein 2-like isoform X2 — protein: MDASDNKDVKLSAEVEPFIPQKKGLEGSLVSMSLSGEAGGGGGGGGIGGGGGGVETTPIPSYLITCYPFVQENQPNRQHPMYNGGELRWQQPNPSPGGSYLAYPILSTPQPPVSNDYAYYQIMPAPCPPVMGFYQPFPGTYAGPVQAGVVNPVSADVSERPLPLGPAYGMASQRGRGMVRPNVLPKQQLGVCQPPRGRRPPTRSVAVQKEICTLGPDGRTKTVMLVDAAQQTDFPGEVSGRCAAERASPLLWKNRTKRRRASHPAEGYNEQGASEADIDSDSGYCSPKHNQAVGVAQRTAENTAAPTGVEAGVMTGTWVNVASQATQKSWGDRNSQFHRGDQRKNPEQRNFSQDFHGGYPGRVPPNQLEQRLQPAVVTSTELSPEPLYFEDEDEFPDLSSGGAVQRSTKPESTSAQTHAQPKLPKNLLDNLPENSPINIVQTPIPITTSVPKRAKSQRKKALAAALATAQEYSEISMEQKKLQEAFTKAAGKKSKTSVELDLGDMLAALEKHQQAMKARQLTNTKPLSFTVGTTTPFHGSGLTSMPSMLKGHQQPYSAPHNSLDSTAPRIKRGKEREIPKVKRPTALKKIILKEREGKKGKTSVEQESSGQEEHGDESLHFTDDLAREPASQESEDNGLSMPSDASLSPASQNSPYSITPVSQGSPASSGIGSPMASNAITKIHSRRFREYCNQVLSKEIDEGVTMLLQELVRFQERVYQKDPTKAKSKRRLVMGLREVTKHMKLHKIKCVIISPNCEKIQAKGGLDEALYNVIAMARDQEIPFVFALGRKALGRCVNKLVPVSVVGIFNYSGAEGLFNRLVSLTEEARKAYKDMVSALEQEQAEEALKNDKKVPHHMGHSRNHSAASAISFCSIFSEPISEVNEKEYETNWRSMVETSDALEPVEVEPSRPAPATATQKDGETLAATTNAAPPGSTAPQPRAVPPTLTQGNGERDEVRVDDRLELASQQSTETGSLDGSCRGPLNSSITSTTSTLVPGMLEEAEEEEEEEEDYTPEPISVEVPTLSSRIESWVSKTLENLQLGKSQESTEEEEEEDDDDEEERGQSEEEEDLDSADITETRTDGNEQEDAKKVTG
- the secisbp2l gene encoding selenocysteine insertion sequence-binding protein 2-like isoform X1 yields the protein MDASDNKDVKLSAEVEPFIPQKKGLEGSLVSMSLSGEAGGGGGGGGIGGGGGGVETTPIPSYLITCYPFVQENQPNRQHPMYNGGELRWQQPNPSPGGSYLAYPILSTPQPPVSNDYAYYQIMPAPCPPVMGFYQPFPGTYAGPVQAGVVNPVSADVSERPLPLGPAYGMASQRGRGMVRPNVLPKQQLGVCQPPRGRRPPTRSVAVQKEICTLGPDGRTKTVMLVDAAQQTDFPGEVSGRCAAERASPLLWKNRTKRRRASHPAEGYNEQGASEADIDSDSGYCSPKHNQAVGVAQRTAENTAAPTGVEAGVMTAGTWVNVASQATQKSWGDRNSQFHRGDQRKNPEQRNFSQDFHGGYPGRVPPNQLEQRLQPAVVTSTELSPEPLYFEDEDEFPDLSSGGAVQRSTKPESTSAQTHAQPKLPKNLLDNLPENSPINIVQTPIPITTSVPKRAKSQRKKALAAALATAQEYSEISMEQKKLQEAFTKAAGKKSKTSVELDLGDMLAALEKHQQAMKARQLTNTKPLSFTVGTTTPFHGSGLTSMPSMLKGHQQPYSAPHNSLDSTAPRIKRGKEREIPKVKRPTALKKIILKEREGKKGKTSVEQESSGQEEHGDESLHFTDDLAREPASQESEDNGLSMPSDASLSPASQNSPYSITPVSQGSPASSGIGSPMASNAITKIHSRRFREYCNQVLSKEIDEGVTMLLQELVRFQERVYQKDPTKAKSKRRLVMGLREVTKHMKLHKIKCVIISPNCEKIQAKGGLDEALYNVIAMARDQEIPFVFALGRKALGRCVNKLVPVSVVGIFNYSGAEGLFNRLVSLTEEARKAYKDMVSALEQEQAEEALKNDKKVPHHMGHSRNHSAASAISFCSIFSEPISEVNEKEYETNWRSMVETSDALEPVEVEPSRPAPATATQKDGETLAATTNAAPPGSTAPQPRAVPPTLTQGNGERDEVRVDDRLELASQQSTETGSLDGSCRGPLNSSITSTTSTLVPGMLEEAEEEEEEEEDYTPEPISVEVPTLSSRIESWVSKTLENLQLGKSQESTEEEEEEDDDDEEERGQSEEEEDLDSADITETRTDGNEQEDAKKVTG